The stretch of DNA GCTCTCCGCAGCCGCGAGCGCCGCCGGGAAGACGACCGCCCCGGGGTGCCCCTTGATTGGCCGGTACCCGTCGTCGATGTCGAGCGCGTTTGCAAGGCAGCCGTTGGCAAACGCGGCGCCGGCCGCGCTCGCCCGCCGGCCTGAGAGGAGGATGCTGGCCTCGTCTCCGCCCCATACCTTGGGCGCGATGTCAGAGGCAATCCCGGCGATTGGCATGCGGCTGCCGGCGATCGCCGCCCCGAGGACGTCAAGCAGCGCGATCTTCGTGCGCCGCCGGACGGCCTCCGGGACGTCCGACCAGGAAAGCGAGACGGCAAACGCCGCGAGCCGTCCCGTCGCCTCGGCCGGCGACTGATTGAGGTCGGGACCTCGCAGGTACGGATCCACGGCGGCGCCGCCTCCCGGTGCGTCGGGCGGAACGGTTACTTGGTGATGAGGTGCAGGCCCTTGAGATACTCCGCGGCCACCTCTTCGGGCGACCGCCGGTTCCCGTCGACGTCGAAGTTTAGCTTGGCCATGGTGCTGTCGTTAATTTTGCCGGCCAGCCGGTTCAGGACCTCGAGGATGATAGGGGATTTCTGGACGAGATCCGCGCGCAGCACCGGCGCGGCGTAGTATGGCGGGAAGAACTTCTGGTCGTCTTGGAGCACCGCCAGTTTGAGCTGCGGGACGCGGCCATCCGTGGAGAACCCTGAGATGATGTCGACCTGCCTCGACGCGATCGCCTGGTACACAAGGCCGGGGTCCATGGCCCGCGTGTCCTTGAAGGCCAATCCGTACTGCTTGGTGAGGCCCGGGATCCCGTCGGGGCGCGACGCGAACTCTATGGTCGACCCGAGGATGAGGTCTTTGGCGGGGGACCGGAGATCGGAGATACTCTTGATCTTCAACCGTTCCGCGTCGGACTGACGCATCATAAGCGCGTAGGTGTTGTTGAACCCCCACGGCTTCGCCCAGATCAGATGGAACTGCTCCGCGTACATCTTCTTGACGGCGTCGTAGGCGGCCTGGGGGTCCCCGATCACCGGCTGCTTGAGGATCGTCACGAGACCGGTGCCTGTGTACTCCACGTACACGTCGACGTCCCCCTTGAGGAGCGCGGCATGGACGATCGCGGTGCTGGCCAATCCCAGCTTGCGGTTGACCGGATACCCCTTCGACTCAAGAAGCTGCGCGACCATGTTCCCGACAATCAGCTGCTCGGTAAAGGACTTCGAGCCAACGCTGACGGTGGGCTTTCCCGTCCCCTGTCCGTAGACCTGAGATACCGCAGGCGCGAGCAGCATGAGCGCAAGAAGTATCACACCTGCAACGAGGCCGACCTTTCGCATCATCCCCTCCTCCCCGTTCCCCGCTCCCAACGCCCTGATCGCTTCGGGGGATCTTGTATGTTCTCCCAGGATCCCCTCCGACTCCTTTGGTGTCCAGAGGAAGGCCTCTCGCGCCGACGAAAGGGAACGCTCATGAGCAACGGAGCAGGGCTAAGAAAGCGCAGCCTGCGCGAGCGGCTGGCCGGTGGCAGCGCCGTCCTCTGCGCTGAGGGGTATCTCTTTGAGCTCGAACGGCGAGGGTACCTCCAAGCCGGCGCGTACGTGCCCGAGGTCGTGCTCGACCATCCGGACGTGGTCGCGCAGCTTCACCGGGAGTTCGTCCGCGCGGGTAGCGATGTCGTCGAAGCCTTCACCTACTACGGCCACCGCGCCAAGCTCCGATTGATCGGCAAGGAAGACAAGCTCGAGGCGCTCCAGCAGGACGCGCTCCGCGTCGCCAAGGCGGTCGCGGCGGAAGCGAACGGGGAGCCCCCTCTCGTCGCCGGCAATATCTCGAACACCACGGTGTATGCGCCGGGCGACGCCGCCGTGGCCGCGGAGGTTCGCGCGATGTTCGACGAGCAGGTCGCCTGGGCGGCCGAGGCCGGCGTGGACATGGTAATCGCCGAGACCTTTTCCTATCACGACGAGGCGATGCTCGCGCT from bacterium encodes:
- a CDS encoding glycine betaine ABC transporter substrate-binding protein, coding for MMRKVGLVAGVILLALMLLAPAVSQVYGQGTGKPTVSVGSKSFTEQLIVGNMVAQLLESKGYPVNRKLGLASTAIVHAALLKGDVDVYVEYTGTGLVTILKQPVIGDPQAAYDAVKKMYAEQFHLIWAKPWGFNNTYALMMRQSDAERLKIKSISDLRSPAKDLILGSTIEFASRPDGIPGLTKQYGLAFKDTRAMDPGLVYQAIASRQVDIISGFSTDGRVPQLKLAVLQDDQKFFPPYYAAPVLRADLVQKSPIILEVLNRLAGKINDSTMAKLNFDVDGNRRSPEEVAAEYLKGLHLITK